In a single window of the Hoyosella subflava DQS3-9A1 genome:
- a CDS encoding alpha/beta hydrolase, producing the protein MASPPSSSLRRAAHGFWYSLRLDLTGLAMAGLFFAWSLTPSLLPREWQYQGLVSGISLAAGYAAGVLLSWFSRSVIFPLLEWPAPSRKVVWWLRGLVGGATLILMVSALIAAAGWQNEITSLLGMEGTTTTGYLRTGALSLAIAAAIILTARALRVCVRVVGGGIRRLLHLPEPLVNAVGIVVVAAVVITLVDGVLVRGMVTFANSAFSVQNETMDARVIQPTEPERSGSPDSLVPWDTLGRQGRSMVSGGLRAAELETATGRPAIEPIRAYVGLDSADSRAAQADLAVRELVRTGAFEREVLVVASTTGTGWINPSAMQSLELIYGGDTAIVGVQYSFLPSALSFLVDRDVAADTGKELFDAVHEEWLRHDPEARPRLYVFGESLGSFGSEAAFDGLADLREKVSGALWVGPVNSNSLWRSLTERRDPGSPAIQPTYAGGLVVRFANRVEDLEAIDEGAPWLEPRVLYLQHPTDPVVWWSPELLFQRPDWLREPPGYDVSPSMQWRPIVTFWQVSADLANAARIPHGHGHLYSSSILDGWLAIGTPDGWTDADTEQARDILGSIWQYRTPRQSPIVTGEAGQ; encoded by the coding sequence GTGGCGTCGCCTCCCTCGTCCAGCCTCCGGCGCGCAGCGCACGGCTTCTGGTACTCGCTGCGCCTCGACCTCACCGGTCTCGCCATGGCCGGATTGTTCTTTGCATGGTCGCTGACTCCGTCACTACTGCCACGCGAGTGGCAGTACCAGGGGCTCGTCTCCGGTATCAGCCTCGCCGCAGGGTATGCGGCGGGAGTACTTCTGAGCTGGTTTTCGCGGTCAGTGATCTTTCCGCTGCTCGAGTGGCCAGCCCCCTCACGCAAGGTCGTGTGGTGGCTGCGCGGACTTGTCGGCGGCGCAACCCTGATCCTGATGGTGAGCGCGCTGATCGCGGCCGCTGGCTGGCAGAACGAGATCACCAGCCTGCTCGGTATGGAAGGCACGACAACAACGGGTTACCTGCGAACGGGCGCGCTCTCACTGGCCATTGCCGCGGCGATCATACTGACTGCGCGGGCCCTGCGAGTGTGCGTCCGAGTGGTCGGCGGCGGGATACGGCGACTGCTCCATTTGCCAGAGCCGCTGGTCAACGCGGTAGGAATCGTTGTGGTGGCAGCTGTTGTTATCACACTTGTCGACGGTGTTCTTGTCCGTGGGATGGTCACCTTCGCGAACTCGGCTTTCTCTGTCCAGAACGAAACGATGGACGCGCGGGTCATCCAGCCGACTGAGCCTGAGCGATCAGGAAGTCCGGATTCACTGGTGCCGTGGGACACACTTGGCAGGCAGGGCCGGAGTATGGTCTCCGGTGGACTGCGCGCTGCGGAACTCGAAACTGCGACGGGCCGTCCCGCGATCGAGCCGATCCGCGCGTACGTGGGCCTCGACTCCGCGGACTCCCGCGCAGCCCAGGCCGATCTGGCCGTGCGTGAATTGGTCCGGACCGGGGCTTTCGAACGTGAAGTCCTCGTTGTCGCGTCAACCACGGGCACTGGGTGGATCAACCCGAGCGCCATGCAGTCTCTCGAACTGATCTACGGTGGTGACACGGCGATCGTGGGCGTTCAGTACTCTTTCCTGCCGAGCGCGCTCTCATTTCTCGTTGACCGGGACGTCGCCGCTGACACTGGCAAGGAACTCTTCGACGCCGTGCACGAAGAATGGCTGCGGCACGACCCCGAGGCGCGGCCACGCCTCTACGTTTTCGGTGAAAGTCTCGGATCATTCGGGTCAGAAGCTGCCTTCGACGGGCTCGCGGACTTGCGTGAAAAGGTGTCTGGCGCGCTGTGGGTCGGGCCGGTGAATTCGAACTCACTCTGGCGATCGCTCACCGAGCGTCGAGACCCCGGTTCCCCCGCGATCCAGCCCACCTACGCGGGCGGACTTGTGGTGCGCTTCGCGAATCGGGTCGAAGACCTCGAGGCCATCGATGAAGGCGCACCGTGGCTCGAGCCCCGTGTGCTCTATCTGCAGCACCCCACGGATCCTGTCGTGTGGTGGTCTCCTGAGCTGCTGTTCCAGCGTCCGGACTGGCTTCGTGAACCACCGGGATATGACGTGTCTCCCTCTATGCAGTGGCGGCCAATCGTGACGTTCTGGCAGGTGTCGGCCGACCTGGCGAACGCCGCCCGCATTCCGCACGGTCACGGCCACCTGTACAGCTCATCGATTCTCGACGGCTGGCTTGCTATCGGGACGCCGGACGGATGGACTGACGCCGACACCGAGCAGGCACGCGACATACTCGGATCTATCTGGCAATACCGCACGCCGCGGCAGAGCCCCATAGTCACGGGCGAGGCGGGACAATGA
- a CDS encoding CPBP family intramembrane glutamic endopeptidase: MRRGLPAYALSGLLLLWSNGVLPARRWSPHQRAAANVVVGVAAVGACRLMGVERAELRLEARSLPAGVRMGLVASAAPTVAYVVIGATPWLRKKVTRDVKSRREIMGWVVFHIPMGTVLCEELAFRSALSALWARALGDRDRRATSPAQLAGAITFGLWHIAPARAAGDPVVATVLFTTAAGLVFDRLAQRSGSVAAPMILHAAVNMGGALVATRRAPLRGAPPNGGLP, encoded by the coding sequence ATGAGACGCGGCTTGCCTGCATACGCGCTGAGCGGGCTGCTGCTCCTGTGGAGCAATGGCGTACTTCCGGCGCGGCGATGGTCACCACACCAGCGGGCGGCCGCAAATGTCGTGGTGGGCGTCGCCGCGGTGGGTGCGTGCCGACTGATGGGTGTGGAGCGCGCAGAATTGCGGCTTGAGGCCCGCAGCCTGCCAGCAGGCGTGCGTATGGGCCTGGTGGCTTCGGCTGCGCCCACTGTCGCGTATGTCGTAATCGGCGCAACTCCTTGGTTGCGTAAGAAAGTGACCCGCGACGTGAAATCACGTCGCGAGATCATGGGGTGGGTTGTCTTTCACATTCCTATGGGAACCGTGCTGTGCGAGGAACTTGCCTTTCGGTCGGCGCTTTCCGCTCTGTGGGCGCGAGCGCTCGGTGACCGCGATCGCCGCGCGACTTCACCCGCGCAACTAGCGGGCGCGATCACCTTCGGTCTTTGGCACATCGCGCCAGCGCGTGCGGCCGGTGATCCGGTCGTCGCCACAGTGTTGTTCACCACAGCGGCAGGCCTGGTTTTCGACAGACTCGCCCAACGCAGCGGAAGCGTTGCTGCTCCGATGATCTTGCATGCGGCGGTAAATATGGGCGGAGCTCTTGTTGCGACGCGGAGAGCGCCTTTACGCGGCGCGCCACCCAACGGTGGTCTCCCGTGA
- a CDS encoding sterol carrier family protein gives MTSSSSRRKSADPAAVRSAIHGVEAWLKDPEPAQEPPKAQLAAAVRLTAQALAQVAPGSSVEVRIPLFVAVQCIEGPRHTRGTPPNVMETDARTWLLIAAGLTTLDEAVKAGHVSVSGTRAREIERWLPLVRL, from the coding sequence GTGACGAGTTCATCCTCGCGGCGCAAGTCAGCTGATCCGGCAGCCGTCCGCTCCGCCATCCATGGTGTTGAGGCGTGGCTGAAGGACCCGGAACCTGCACAAGAACCGCCAAAAGCGCAGCTTGCCGCTGCGGTCCGGCTGACGGCTCAAGCACTGGCGCAGGTTGCGCCCGGTTCGAGCGTTGAGGTTCGGATACCGCTTTTCGTTGCTGTGCAGTGCATCGAGGGTCCTCGCCATACGAGGGGAACTCCGCCGAATGTGATGGAAACGGACGCACGTACGTGGCTACTGATCGCAGCGGGACTCACCACCCTCGACGAAGCGGTCAAAGCGGGACATGTCAGCGTTTCGGGGACGCGCGCGCGAGAGATCGAGAGGTGGCTCCCACTGGTCCGGTTATGA
- the purF gene encoding amidophosphoribosyltransferase, with amino-acid sequence MRENSVTDTTIDQYEEATENEPREECGVFGVWAPGEDVAKLTYYGLYALQHRGQEAAGIAVGDGRQVLVFKDLGLVSQVFDEQTLVAMRGHVAVGHCRYSTTGATTWENAQPIFRTTSAGTGIALGHNGNLVNTAELAAKAREAGLLTGRRRKAATSDSDIVGALLAHAAADTSVEQAAMELFPQLKGAFCLTFMDENTLYAARDPHGVRPLCLGRLDRGWVVASETSALDIVGASFVREIEPGELLAIDADGVRSMKFATPEPKGCVFEYVYLARPDSYISGRSVHGVRVEIGRRLAGECPAEADLVIPVPESGTPAATGYAQGSGIPYGQGLMKNAYVGRTFIQPSQTIRQLGIRLKLNPLREMIKGKRLVVVDDSIVRGNTQRALVRMLREAGATEIHVRIASPPVKWPCFYGIDFASPAELIANGADSTEEMLEAVRSSIGADSLGYISIEGMTEATAQDASRMCRACFDGVYPIELSQDSRIGKNVLEAMFDSTEATEKKAAALTDGAARHAGTSGTYTALTTP; translated from the coding sequence ATCCGTGAGAACTCTGTGACCGATACAACTATCGACCAGTACGAGGAAGCCACCGAGAACGAGCCCCGCGAAGAATGTGGCGTGTTCGGCGTATGGGCACCCGGTGAAGACGTCGCGAAGCTGACCTACTACGGCCTGTATGCACTGCAGCACCGTGGCCAGGAAGCCGCTGGTATCGCTGTCGGGGATGGCAGGCAGGTTCTCGTATTCAAGGATCTCGGGCTCGTCAGTCAGGTTTTCGACGAACAGACTCTGGTCGCGATGCGCGGCCACGTCGCAGTGGGACACTGCCGCTATTCCACAACTGGCGCGACGACGTGGGAAAACGCCCAACCGATTTTCAGGACGACTAGTGCGGGTACCGGGATTGCGCTGGGACACAACGGCAACCTTGTGAACACCGCCGAGCTAGCGGCGAAAGCGCGCGAAGCGGGCCTCCTCACGGGTCGCAGGCGCAAGGCCGCGACATCGGACTCAGATATTGTCGGTGCTCTCCTCGCACACGCTGCCGCAGACACTAGTGTCGAGCAAGCGGCAATGGAGCTTTTCCCTCAGCTCAAGGGCGCTTTTTGCCTGACCTTTATGGATGAGAACACGCTGTACGCGGCACGGGACCCGCATGGTGTGCGCCCGCTGTGCCTAGGTCGGCTTGATCGCGGCTGGGTTGTGGCCAGTGAGACGTCCGCCCTGGACATCGTCGGCGCCTCCTTCGTCCGTGAGATCGAACCAGGTGAGCTGCTCGCTATCGATGCGGACGGCGTGCGCTCGATGAAATTCGCGACGCCGGAACCGAAAGGCTGCGTTTTCGAGTACGTCTACCTTGCCCGGCCTGATAGCTATATCTCGGGTCGCTCCGTGCACGGTGTTCGCGTAGAGATTGGCCGTCGTCTCGCAGGCGAGTGCCCGGCGGAAGCCGACCTAGTGATTCCGGTTCCGGAATCGGGGACGCCTGCGGCAACAGGATACGCACAGGGATCGGGGATCCCCTACGGTCAGGGCCTGATGAAGAACGCGTACGTAGGCCGCACCTTCATTCAGCCTTCCCAGACCATTCGTCAGCTCGGTATCAGGCTCAAGCTGAATCCGCTGCGCGAGATGATCAAGGGAAAGCGACTAGTCGTCGTTGACGATTCAATTGTGCGCGGAAATACTCAGCGAGCGCTTGTGCGGATGCTGCGCGAGGCGGGCGCCACGGAAATCCACGTCCGAATCGCGTCCCCGCCGGTCAAATGGCCGTGCTTCTACGGGATCGACTTCGCTTCACCCGCCGAGCTCATTGCTAATGGGGCGGATTCAACTGAAGAAATGCTCGAAGCGGTGCGCTCATCCATCGGCGCAGACTCGCTCGGGTACATTTCGATCGAAGGTATGACTGAGGCGACCGCGCAGGACGCATCGCGAATGTGCCGGGCGTGTTTCGACGGTGTCTATCCAATCGAACTGTCACAGGACAGCAGGATCGGCAAGAACGTTCTGGAAGCGATGTTCGACTCGACAGAGGCTACCGAGAAAAAAGCAGCAGCACTCACTGACGGCGCGGCGCGGCATGCTGGTACCTCGGGCACTTACACAGCGCTCACCACTCCGTAG
- a CDS encoding oxidoreductase, translated as MSANQTASKSGTDHDPLATPDFTPADVPSQAGKTIVITGGDGGLGKQSAKALAAASAKVIIACRNLERAKAALDEISSVAAADQPILVHLDLGDLASVRDCAAEIRDHTSTIDVLVNNAGLMAVPYRETKDGFESQIGINHLGHFALTGRLLPELLAADAGRVVTVTSIMHNQGKLDVEDLNYKRRKYFRINAYVQSKLANLLFTAEMARRTESANLSLISVGAHPGAAATDLFDPVVPTLGLRRMVRQIVAMSAKSAEEGAYSTLYAAAMPDVRNNDFLGPSEFGGVKGPVSRCPRSKDADDHQLALALWDKSIALTGVDYSELER; from the coding sequence ATGTCTGCAAACCAGACGGCATCAAAATCTGGCACTGATCATGATCCTCTAGCCACACCCGACTTCACCCCGGCCGACGTCCCCTCGCAAGCGGGGAAGACCATTGTTATTACCGGCGGTGATGGCGGTCTTGGTAAACAGTCGGCGAAAGCCCTCGCGGCCGCAAGTGCCAAGGTGATCATCGCTTGCCGCAACCTCGAACGTGCTAAAGCCGCCCTCGATGAGATCAGTTCGGTCGCAGCCGCTGATCAGCCGATACTTGTTCACCTCGACCTCGGTGATCTCGCTTCGGTGCGCGACTGCGCAGCTGAAATCAGAGATCACACGAGCACTATTGATGTGCTGGTGAACAACGCTGGCCTCATGGCGGTGCCGTACAGGGAGACGAAAGACGGCTTCGAATCGCAAATCGGCATCAATCATCTCGGTCACTTCGCGCTGACAGGACGACTCCTGCCTGAGTTGCTTGCGGCCGACGCGGGCCGGGTCGTCACGGTGACGTCGATCATGCACAACCAAGGCAAACTCGATGTTGAGGATCTCAACTACAAGCGGCGCAAGTACTTCCGCATCAACGCGTACGTGCAGTCGAAGCTTGCCAATCTGCTGTTCACAGCCGAAATGGCCAGGCGTACGGAATCAGCGAACCTGTCGCTCATTTCCGTCGGTGCGCATCCAGGCGCCGCGGCGACAGATCTTTTCGATCCGGTCGTCCCGACGCTGGGACTGCGCAGAATGGTGCGACAGATCGTCGCGATGAGCGCGAAATCCGCGGAAGAAGGTGCTTACAGCACGCTCTACGCTGCGGCCATGCCCGACGTGCGAAACAACGACTTCCTCGGTCCCTCCGAGTTCGGCGGGGTGAAGGGGCCGGTAAGTAGATGTCCGAGAAGTAAAGATGCCGACGATCATCAATTAGCTCTCGCGCTGTGGGATAAGTCGATCGCGCTGACTGGAGTCGACTACTCCGAACTCGAGCGATAG
- the purM gene encoding phosphoribosylformylglycinamidine cyclo-ligase, with translation MTDDNTTTAGASYAASGVDIDAGERAVELFKPLAKKATRPEVVGGLGGFAGLFALKDKYREPLLAASTDGVGTKIAVAQAMDKHDTVGLDLVAMVVDDLVVCGAEPLFLQDYIAVGKVVPEKVAQIVSGIAEGCVQAGCALLGGETAEHPGLMGDSDYDLSATGVGVVEADSVLGPDRVRPGDVVIAMASSGLHSNGYSLARRVLLEINRMSLTGHVEEFGRTLGEELLEPTRIYARDCLAVIAETDVRTFAHVTGGGLGENLSRVMPRGLVAELDRGTWSPAPIFRMISQRGRVETAEMERTFNMGVGMVAVVAPDDVDRTLAVLTARHMSCWTIGTVRKANEVHAGDDVRAILVGEHPRF, from the coding sequence ATGACCGACGACAACACCACAACAGCTGGAGCCTCCTACGCGGCCTCCGGTGTCGATATCGACGCCGGAGAGCGTGCGGTGGAACTGTTCAAGCCACTTGCGAAGAAGGCGACGCGGCCGGAAGTCGTCGGTGGTCTCGGTGGGTTCGCCGGTCTGTTCGCACTCAAGGACAAGTACCGTGAGCCCCTGCTCGCGGCGTCGACCGATGGTGTTGGCACGAAGATCGCCGTCGCGCAGGCGATGGACAAACATGACACCGTTGGTCTTGACCTGGTGGCCATGGTGGTCGACGACCTCGTCGTCTGCGGCGCTGAACCGTTGTTCCTGCAGGATTACATCGCCGTGGGCAAGGTAGTCCCCGAGAAAGTCGCGCAGATCGTATCTGGTATCGCTGAAGGCTGTGTGCAGGCAGGCTGTGCGCTCCTTGGGGGCGAGACAGCCGAACATCCCGGGCTGATGGGGGACTCGGACTACGACTTGTCCGCAACAGGTGTAGGGGTTGTCGAGGCGGATTCTGTGCTCGGGCCGGATCGTGTACGCCCGGGTGACGTGGTGATCGCGATGGCATCCTCTGGACTCCACTCGAACGGGTACTCGCTCGCACGGCGGGTACTGCTCGAAATCAACCGGATGTCGCTGACGGGGCACGTGGAGGAATTCGGGCGCACCCTCGGCGAGGAGCTGCTCGAACCGACGCGCATCTACGCCCGTGACTGTCTCGCTGTGATCGCGGAGACGGACGTCCGGACGTTCGCTCATGTCACCGGCGGCGGGCTTGGAGAAAATCTTTCACGGGTGATGCCGAGGGGGCTTGTCGCTGAACTCGACCGTGGCACGTGGAGCCCGGCACCAATTTTCCGGATGATTTCGCAGCGTGGCAGGGTAGAAACCGCCGAAATGGAACGCACCTTCAATATGGGTGTCGGAATGGTCGCTGTGGTGGCGCCTGACGACGTTGACCGTACTCTAGCGGTGCTGACTGCTCGCCATATGAGTTGCTGGACGATCGGCACGGTCCGCAAAGCAAATGAAGTCCACGCTGGAGATGACGTGCGTGCAATCCTCGTGGGGGAGCATCCACGCTTCTAA
- a CDS encoding DUF3073 domain-containing protein, with amino-acid sequence MGRGRAKAKQTKVARALKYSSPNTDFDRLQRELSGTPSSPSRDDTFSDDAYEKEYSRWVDDDDASWSRGAS; translated from the coding sequence ATGGGCCGCGGCCGGGCTAAGGCGAAGCAGACCAAGGTTGCACGGGCACTGAAATACAGCTCACCGAATACGGACTTCGACCGGCTTCAGCGAGAGCTGTCGGGAACGCCATCGAGCCCCTCGCGGGACGATACGTTCTCCGACGACGCGTACGAGAAGGAATACTCGCGCTGGGTCGATGACGATGACGCGAGCTGGAGCCGCGGAGCTTCCTAG
- a CDS encoding asparaginase, with protein MHYVPLVEVVRSGFVEGVHHGALVILTPAGQVLHLRGSIDAPIYPRSTNKPLQAVGLLRAGYKPADDEHMALATASHEGEPDHVAIVTGMLDGIGAAEEMLQCPPDLPLNEAARARVIHRGEGPRKIYMNCSGKHAAMLAACIERDWPTESYMDPAHPLQVQLAATVREIAEEPEHPFGVDGCGLPIIPVTLTGLARAFQKLATATGGTFEHQVTSAISTHPYLMSGTGKPDVILMRTVPGLICKSGADGVFAGGLPDGTAFAFKFADGHERPRLPLAAAVLRALDAPGADKLPATPVLGGGQQVGEVRAATDAVSI; from the coding sequence ATGCACTACGTACCGCTCGTTGAAGTCGTCCGGTCCGGGTTCGTGGAGGGCGTCCACCACGGGGCGCTCGTCATCCTGACGCCCGCAGGCCAAGTACTCCATTTGCGCGGGAGTATCGATGCGCCGATCTATCCGCGGTCGACCAACAAGCCTTTACAGGCTGTGGGCCTGCTCCGTGCCGGTTACAAGCCCGCCGACGATGAACACATGGCACTCGCCACCGCGTCCCACGAAGGTGAACCCGACCATGTGGCCATTGTCACAGGCATGCTCGACGGGATTGGCGCGGCTGAGGAGATGCTGCAGTGCCCACCCGATCTCCCCCTTAACGAAGCGGCGCGAGCCCGGGTGATCCACCGGGGCGAAGGGCCCCGGAAGATTTACATGAACTGCTCGGGTAAGCACGCGGCGATGCTTGCCGCGTGCATCGAGCGGGACTGGCCGACGGAAAGTTATATGGATCCTGCCCATCCCCTGCAAGTTCAGTTGGCCGCTACCGTGCGCGAAATCGCCGAGGAGCCGGAACACCCATTCGGTGTCGATGGGTGCGGACTGCCGATCATCCCTGTCACGCTGACGGGACTCGCCCGGGCGTTCCAAAAGCTTGCAACAGCGACTGGTGGCACTTTTGAGCACCAGGTCACGAGCGCAATTTCCACTCATCCGTACTTGATGTCCGGCACTGGGAAGCCAGATGTCATCTTGATGCGTACGGTACCTGGCCTCATCTGTAAATCAGGCGCCGACGGTGTGTTCGCAGGGGGACTGCCGGATGGCACAGCTTTCGCATTTAAGTTCGCCGACGGCCATGAGCGGCCCCGTTTACCCCTGGCCGCTGCTGTCCTCCGCGCCCTTGACGCCCCGGGTGCCGACAAGTTGCCCGCGACGCCAGTACTGGGCGGCGGGCAGCAAGTCGGCGAAGTACGTGCTGCGACAGACGCCGTCTCCATCTGA
- the ygfZ gene encoding CAF17-like 4Fe-4S cluster assembly/insertion protein YgfZ, producing the protein MADPDARERGNAPDDTSTSTAATYSSPLLAVPGAVPAPEEWPDQGVAWHCGDPLVEQREATAGLVVIDRSHRSVISVTGADRLTWLHSLTSQSFTDLPDGATAESLILDINGRIEHHFVATHFDGTVWLDTEREYAAALLSYLQKMVFWSKVEVREADMAVLTLIGPALAKAIPDTTKAVALPDGGFTRPLGWPAEGRADAVVPRPQLTRWWAEYTQAGARPAGTWALEALRVTSLRPRVGVDTDERTIPHEARWIGTAEQHGAVHLEKGCYRGQETVARVHNLGKPPRHLVLLHLDGSDEHRPMTGDPVTAGGRTVGRVGTVIDHFEFGPVALALMKRTIKPETELTAGAPGREVAASIDPDSLPQYEEVQPGRAAVDRLRGR; encoded by the coding sequence GTGGCCGATCCCGATGCACGCGAACGAGGCAACGCTCCCGACGACACCAGCACATCTACCGCAGCGACATATTCGAGTCCGCTCCTTGCCGTACCAGGTGCTGTACCAGCACCGGAAGAATGGCCTGATCAGGGGGTTGCCTGGCATTGTGGTGATCCACTGGTCGAGCAGCGCGAAGCAACAGCCGGCCTAGTTGTGATCGATCGATCACACCGAAGTGTGATCTCCGTGACAGGTGCCGACCGCCTCACCTGGCTGCACTCCCTGACGAGCCAGAGCTTCACTGACTTACCCGACGGGGCGACGGCCGAGAGTTTGATCCTCGACATAAACGGGCGCATCGAACACCATTTCGTCGCTACGCACTTCGATGGCACCGTCTGGCTGGACACTGAGCGCGAGTACGCGGCGGCACTCCTGAGTTATTTGCAGAAGATGGTCTTCTGGTCGAAGGTCGAGGTCCGCGAAGCGGACATGGCGGTTCTCACCCTGATCGGCCCAGCACTAGCGAAAGCCATACCCGACACAACAAAGGCCGTCGCTCTCCCCGACGGCGGGTTCACCCGACCCCTGGGATGGCCGGCAGAGGGCCGTGCGGACGCGGTGGTCCCCCGGCCGCAACTAACTCGCTGGTGGGCGGAATACACGCAAGCGGGAGCGCGCCCAGCAGGCACGTGGGCACTCGAAGCGCTCCGCGTCACGTCGCTGCGCCCCAGAGTTGGCGTTGACACGGACGAGCGCACCATCCCCCACGAGGCTCGCTGGATCGGGACAGCTGAGCAGCACGGCGCCGTCCATCTTGAGAAAGGCTGCTATCGCGGGCAGGAGACGGTGGCCCGCGTGCACAACCTCGGCAAACCGCCTCGGCACCTGGTCTTGTTACATCTTGACGGCTCGGATGAACATCGCCCGATGACCGGCGACCCGGTAACGGCCGGGGGCCGGACTGTTGGCCGTGTGGGCACCGTCATCGATCACTTCGAGTTCGGACCCGTTGCGCTGGCCTTGATGAAGAGAACTATCAAACCTGAAACCGAACTCACGGCGGGGGCGCCTGGCCGTGAGGTTGCTGCTTCCATCGACCCCGATTCTCTGCCCCAATACGAGGAAGTGCAGCCTGGGCGGGCGGCAGTCGATAGGCTCCGCGGACGCTGA